Proteins encoded in a region of the Panicum hallii strain FIL2 chromosome 3, PHallii_v3.1, whole genome shotgun sequence genome:
- the LOC112884628 gene encoding WPP domain-interacting tail-anchored protein 1-like, whose translation MDTVINRDDSDFHGGALTYGDAMNTGGSNVEILTRVELDLAFASEKLLNLEMLVMEIARRATDFEPATFEDESVSSETAENAFELDILYGILDAEVKELTNLISSLQADIKSIEHRVFEEESGGKVKAKLDAATVTLKQMQELIADIRNESAKFEKAIQFFHETEGVEGVGCENGHMSYQTGMQTEDQHRNVLHMLEQSIASELDLEKKLSDSKTVIEDLKLKLHHQEKEIYFLEESAETVSGRMFEAENASELLFGTSKELANRLNTMEFHLSAQKCREDDLKSKLEQSLTKLSVLENSPDKMEQESNKVGADSISLQDRIQELEKQLRESNSQLQSAMESAETSQEEQNALHSELSTLENTIKNLKDDVSRVECRAQNAEIRCMQLTQANIELNGELSALKSEKSDKVNLLEKRLKESNTQLEHAKAAVDAIVEQQGMLKSTMSDMEHMIEDLKGKVLKAETRAESAESKCTLLTDTNLELSEELAFLRGRVESLENLLREANRAKLSTAKDIGIRTKIITDLVRKLALERERLHLQIATLTKKNNILAQKYKEHVNVSAQVSKKATAKQTELQSPEKAEEIFPDSSSSQTEAEKPADLLYKDEVKAHTSAEHVSTSEDDYSLDDTHETVRTIEPSLLNRKYIFVSFLVLLAAAVVFMLHEDGSPA comes from the exons ATGGATACTGTGATCAACAGAGATGATAGCGATTTCCATGGAGGCGCCCTGACATATGGAGATGCAATGAACACTGGAGGAAGCAATGTAGAAATCCTCACTAGGGTCGAGCTTGATCTTGCTTTTGCCTCTGAGAAATTACTAAACTTGGAGATGTTGGTCATGGAAATAGCTCGGCGAGCTACCGACTTCGAGCCTGCTACATTCGAAGATGAATCTGTTTCTTCCGAGACAGCGGAGAATGCTTTTGAGTTGGACATCTTGTATGGTATTCTTGACGCAGAAGTCAAGGAGTTAACCAACTTGATCAGTTCTCTTCAAGCTGATATCAAAAGTATAGAGCATAGGGTTTTTGAGGAAGAGTCCGGAGGCAAGGTCAAAGCTAAACTGGATGCTGCTACGGTGACCTTGAAGCAGATGCAAGAGCTAATTGCTGATATTAGGAATGAGTCTGCAAAGTTTGAGAAAGCCATACAGTTTTTCCATGAGACGGAAG GGGTTGAAGGTGTTGGATGTGAAAATGGCCACATGTCATATCAAACTGGTATGCAGACAGAAGATCAACACAGAAATGTTTTGCATATGTTGGAACAATCCATAGCAAGTGAGCTAGATCTTGAAAAGAAGCTTTCTGATTCAAAAACTGTCATAGAAGATCTCAAGCTGAAGCTCCATCATCAGGAAAAGGAAATATATTTCCTGGAGGAATCAGCTGAAACAGTTTCAGGTAGAATGTTCGAAGCAGAAAATGCTTCTGAGCTACTTTTTGGAACTTCAAAGGAACTTGCGAATAGGCTTAATACCATGGAGTTCCATTTAAGTGCGCAAAAATGTAGGGAAGATGATCTAAAGTCAAAATTAGAACAAAGCTTGACAAAACTATCTGTTCTGGAAAATAGCCCTGATAAGATGGAACAAGAGAGCAACAAAGTTGGAGCTGATTCAATATCACTGCAGGATAGGATCCAGGAATTAGAAAAACAGTTGAGAGAATCCAATTCACAACTGCAATCTGCAATGGAATCAGCAGAAACAAGCCAGGAGGAGCAAAATGCATTGCACTCTGAGCTGAGCACATTGGAAAATACAATTAAGAATCTCAAAGATGATGTCTCTCGAGTCGAATGTAGAGCACAGAATGCTGAAATAAGGTGTATGCAGCTAACTCAAGCTAATATAGAGCTTAATGGGGAGCTAAGTGCTCTTAAAAGCGAAAAGTCAGATAAAGTAAACCTTTTGGAGAAGAGACTTAAAGAGTCAAATACCCAATTAGAGCATGCAAAGGCAGCAGTTGATGCCATTGTTGAACAGCAGGGTATGCTAAAATCAACAATGTCTGATATGGAACATATGATTGAAGATCTGAAGGGCAAAGTTTTAAAAGCTGAAACTAGAGCTGAGAGTGCTGAATCAAAGTGCACACTTTTGACAGACACAAATTTAGAACTTAGTGAAGAGCTAGCATTTCTAAGAGGTCGAGTAGAAAGTCTAGAGAACTTGCTACGTGAAGCCAACCGTGCAAAGTTGTCTACTGCCAAGGACATTGGTATCAGAACTAAAATCATTACTGATTTGGTCAGAAAACTGGCACTGGAAAGAGAACGGCTTCATCTTCAG ATTGCTACATTAACAAAGAAGAACAACATATTGGCCCAGAAGTACAAAGAGCATGTTAATGTTAGCGCGCAAGTGAGTAAAAAGGCTACTGCCAAACAAACTGAACTTCAGTCCCCTGAAAAAGCTGAGGAAATATTTCCAGATTCTTCATCATCACAAACTGAG GCGGAGAAACCAGCAGATCTTCTCTACAAGGATGAAGTTAAGGCGCACACTTCAGCAGAGCATGTCTCCACTTCGGAGGATGACTACTCTTTGGATGACACTCACGAGACAGTGCGAACCATAGAGCCATCACTACTGAACCGGAAATATATTTTTGTGTCATTTCTAGTCTTGTTGGCTGCTGCTGTTGTATTCATGCTCCACGAAGATGGCAGCCCAGCATGA